Sequence from the Egibacter rhizosphaerae genome:
CTCGGGGACGGCCCAGCTCGAGGCGATCGACTACGCGCTCTCTCCCGAGGGCGACCCGGGGCTGCGCGACCGCGTCGACATCATCAACCTTTCGCTGGGCGCCGACTACGGGCTGCCGGAGACGACCGCGAGCACCCTCGCGCTCGAGAACGCGAGCGCGCTCGGGGTGAGCGTCGTCTCGAGCGCCGGCAACGCCGGTGACAACCCCTTCTCCACGGGCACGCCGTCGTCGGGCGACCCCATCCTGTCGGTCGCGCAGACCGCGGTCACCGGCGAGGCGGTCGACCTCGTCGAGGTGACCGCCGACGGCGCCACCGAGGAGTTCTCCGCGGTGCGCTTCTCGTTCAGCGAGGAGCAGGACGACCCCGTCGAAGCCGACCTCGCGATCGGCCCGGAGCTCGGCGACACCCCGGGCGAGCAGCTCGCCTGCAACGTCGACGACGAGGGCGGGATCGACCCCGACGGCGACCGGCCCTACGAGGAGGGGGAGCTCGACGGGCGGATCGTGGCGGTCGAGCGCGGCGAGTGCGCCTTCAGCGAGAAGGTCTCCAACCTCTCGGTCGCCGGGGCCGAGGTCGGCCTCGTGGTCCAGGACGTGGACGAGCCACCGTTCGACGGGGCCGACGGCGGCCACGAGCCCATCGACATCCCCGGCTACATGACCGAGACGGGGCTCATCGAGTTCGCGGACGGGGCGGACGACCTCGCCGCCTCGATCGATCCGGCCGAGGACGCCCCGCTGGACGACACCGTCGTCGGGACGAGCTCCCGCGGGCCGGCGCCGCAGAGCCACCAGCTCAAGCCCGAGATCGGCGCGCCGGGCGCCGCGATGACCGCCCAGGCCGCGAGCGGTGACGAGACCACCACGTTCGGGGGCACGAGCGGCGCCGCGCCGCACGTGTCGGGAGCCGCCGCCGTGCTCCTCGAGCTGGAGCCCGACCTGTCACCGGGCGACGTCAAGGCGCGGCTCATGCACGCCGCGGACCGGGACCTCGAGACGTTCTTCGGCGAGCCTGCCCCCGTGTCGCGGGCCGGGGCGGGCGAGCTGCGCCTGGCCGACGCGGCCACCTCCGACCTGGTCGTGCGCTCCCGAGACCAGGAGGGCGCGGCGGCGGCGTTGTCGTTCGGCTTCCCCGACGTGACCGAGGAGACCACGGTCACCGAGCGGCTCGAGGTCGAGAACATCGGCGACTCGACCCGCACCGTCTCTTTCGCGGTCGAGGAGCGCAGCGGTGCCGGCCAGCCCGGCGTCGACGTGACCGTCGACAGCCCCGTCACCGTGAGCCCCGGTCAGGCGACGACGCTGAACGTGTCGATGACGATCGACCCGGCCGAGCTGGACGACTGGCGCCTGGATGCCGGCGTCGACGGTCGGGACGGTGACCTGTTGACCCACCTCGAGTACGACGGGTACGTGGTGGCCACCGATGAGGACGCCGACGAGGAGGCCGCCGCGGTGCCGTGGCACGTGCTGCCGCGGCCGGCCGGCGACGTCGACGCCGAGCCCAACGAGATCGGGATCGCCGATCCCACCGTCGAGCTGTCGAACGACGCTGAGGCCGACGCGGGGCTCGAGGGGTACGCGCTGCTCGGCGAGGACGAGCGCACCTACGACGAGGGCGACCCGTTCACCCGGGAGTTCGCGGATCTGCGCGCGGCGGGGGTCCGCACGGTGGACATCGGCACCGACTTCGCCCTTGAGTTCGCCGTCGACACGTGGGACCGGACCACCAACGCCTCCCTGCCGGAGAACCTGGAGGTCCAGCTCGACACCACCGGCGACGGCGACCCCGACCGTGCGATCTTCACCGTCGACATCGGGTTGATCACGGGAGCGGGCCTGCAGGGACAGGCGGTCGCGGTGGTCGTCGACCCCGACACCGGCGCGATCCTCGCGGACCCGTTCTACGTGCAGCACCAGACGAACGCGGCGACCACGACCTTCGTGGCCCCGTTCGCGGCGCTCGGGATCGACCCCCTCGAGTATCTGCTGGGGATCGGCGAGCCGATCGACGTGACGGTGCTGGGGGTCGACGCGTTCGACGGCCTGCCGACCGACGTCATGCAGGGACCGCCGATCGTGCCGTTCGGTGAGCGGTTCCTGCCCGACCTGGAACCCGACGACGAGGCGCTCGTGCTCGACTCGGTCCTCGAGGCGGGCGAGACCCGCGAGATCGTGGGCTCCGAGTTGCTCGGCACCGACTCCGAGGATCTCGGCGTTTTGCTGCTCACGAACGGGCGGTACCTCGCCGACGAGGAGATCGCCTCGACCGGCGCCCCCGAGGGGCGGGAGGCCATCGCCCTGCCCGCCCGCGAGGGCGTGGTCAACGTCGACGATCCCGCGGAGGTGTTCGACTCCGTGCAGGAGGCGGTCGGCGCCGCGGACGAGGGCGACACGCTGCTTGCCCGGGGCGAGTTCGAGGAGAACGTCGTCGTCGACACCGACGGTCTCGCGCTGCTCGCGTCCAACGCCGGGATCGCCGCCGCCGATCCGGCGGATCCCGCGCTCGAGATCCTCGCTGACGACGTGCTGGTCGACGGGTTCGACCTCGAGCTCGACCGCTCGCAGCAGCTGCCCACCAATCCCGGGGTCCTCGAGGCCTCCGACGCCGACGGGCTCGTGTTGTTCGGCCTCGACCTGTCGATCCCCGGTGACGACGTGACGCCCACGAACCCCGCGCTGCGGGCCGAGGGCGTGTCCGAGTTCGCGTTCGTCGAGGGTGTGCAGGCCGACGCGGCGGTCGCCTTCCACGAGGCCGGGGAGGCGGCCGATGTGCTGATCGACGACTCGATCGTGCGCACCGCCGGCGACGCGGGTATCTGGACCACCGGCGAGTTCCTGACCCTGGAGCTGTTCGGCAACACCGTCGAGGAGGCGGGGACCGAGGACGAGGACGCTTCCGACGTCCTCGTCGCCGAGCCCGTCGAGGTCATCAATGGCGTCGACACCGCCGAGGACCCGGCGCAGGTGGAGGACGCCGTCCTCGACCAGAACCCCGGCATCGACTCGGTGGAGCTGCCCTGGCTCGCCGAGGAGGAGGGCGCGCGGATCGGCGACGAGGTGTACGACACCATCGCCGAGGCGCTCGACGCGGCCGAGGAGGGCGACGAGATCGTCCTGCTCGGGACGTTCGACGAGTCGGTGGAGGTCGATGTCCCCGGCGTCACGATCCGCGGCAACTCGGCGACGATCACCGGCGACGGCGAGGCTCCGCTCGTCCGGGTCGCCGTGGACGACGTGTCGGTCGGCCCGAACCTCACGCTGGCGCAGGACCGCAGCACGGGCTCGGCGAACCCCGTCGCGCTCGACGGGGCGAGCGGTACGACCGTCGAGGGTGTCGAGGTCGACATCACCGACGACGGCGTGCCGGGGATCCCCGCGATCCGCGGTGGCGACGTCGGCGACACCGAGGTGACCGGGACCACCGTCGACGCGGCGATCGCGTTCGCCGGCCCGGACGCGGACGCGGACATCACCGTCACCGGCAACACGGTGACCACCGCCGGGGACGAGGCGTTCTGGACGGTCGGCGAGTTCGCGTCGCTGGAGCTGACCGGCAACACCGTCGAGGAGTTCGGGACGCTCGGCGAGGTCGACGCGGCCGTGAAGCTCGTCGACCGGCCGGGCGAGGTCAACGGCGAGACCCAGCCTCAGGCGGTGATCGACTCGGTCGTCGACGCGAACGAGGGCGTCGACGACGTGACCCTCGACTTCGTCGATCCCGGCACCGTCCTCAACCTCGCGACGAACGCGACGCACGACAGCGTGGGCGCCGCGATCGATGCCGCCCGGGCCGATGACACGCTTGTGCTCGCGGGGGAGTTCGAGGAGGGGGTCACGATCCCTGAGCACCTCGCGGGGCTGGAGCTGATCGGTCTCGACGGCGCGGCGCTCGACCAGCCCGACCCCGGGGAGCCGCTGCTGCACGTGCAGGCCGACGGGGTGCGGGTCAACGGCCTCGACCTGCGCGTCGACCGTCAGCCGGGGACCGTCGCCCCGCCCCATCGGCCGGTCGCCCTCGACGTCGAGGGGGTCGCGGACGTCACCGTCGAGGGCACGTCCATCGCGGTCGACGGCGGCGATCACGGCAACCACCCCACCCCCGCCCTTCGCGTCACCGACGGCGAGGGATCGCTCACGGTGCGCGAGGTCACGAGCCATCGCGCGATCGCGTTCGAGGGCCTGGACGAGGCCGCCGACGTGACGGTGCGCGACAGCACGGTGGCCGATGCCGGCGACGCGGGGCTGTGGACCACCGGCGAGTTCGCGGCGCTCACGATCGAGGGCGTGACCGTGGAGGCGTTCGACGGCGACGCGGCCGCGGCGTTCGAGGACCCGTTCGGCGAGGTCAACGGCGTCACCGACGAGGCGGAATTCGAGGACGTGATCCTCGACGCGAACCCCGGCCTCGAGTCGGTCGGCCTGCCCTGGGTCGCGAACGGCGGCTCGGGCAGCGGCGGTGGTCCGGGCAGCGGCGGCCCGGGCAGCGGCGGCCCGGGCGGCGGCGGTGGTCCGGGCGGCGGCGGCTCGGGCGGCTCGGGCGGCTCGGACGGCTCCGGCGGTGACGGCGGTGGCTCGGATGGCCCCGGCGGTGACGGCGATGCCTCGGGCGAGGACGGCGGTGCGGTCGCCGGCACCGCGCTTGGCCGCACGGCCGGCGACGGCCGCTACGCGACCGCGGCCGACATCGCGACCAGCGCCTACGAGGACGCCAACACCGTGTACCTCGCGACGGGCGAGGCCTTCGCCGACGCGCTGGCCTCCGGCCCCGTGGCCGTCGTCGAGGGCGCTCCGTTGCTCCTCGTCCGCCGCGAGGGCGAGGTGCCCGAGCCGACCGCGGAAGCCCTCGACGAGCTGGCGCCCGAGCGGCTCGTGCTCGCCGGCGGTGAAGCGGCGATCGCCCCCGAGGTCGAGGATGCGCTCGGCGACGCGGGCGCCGACGTGGAACGGGTCGACGGGACCGATCGGTACGCCACGGCGGCCGCGCTGGCGATGACGGCGTTCGACGACGCCGACACCGCCTACGTCGCGACCGGGGAGGGCTTCGCGGACGCGCTCGCGGGCGGCGCGGTCGCGGCGGCCGACGACGCGCCGGTGCTGCTCGCCGAGGAGGACGGCGTGCCCGAGGTCACCGCCGAGGTGCTGACGGCCCTGGGTGTCGAGGACGCGATCGTCCTCGGTGGCGAGGCGGCCCTGGGTCCGGACGTCGACGCGGACCTGGCCTCCCTCGTCGATGGCGACGTGGAGCGGATCGCTGGCGAGGACCGCTACGACACGGCCGCGGCACTCGCCCGGCGCATCGACGATGCGGAGGCCGCGTACGTCGCCACCGGACAGGACTTCGCCGACGCCCTCGCCGCGGTGCCCGCCGCGGCGCAGGAGCCCGCACCCGTGCTGCTCGCCGCGAGCGAGCCGCCCCTGCCGTCCCCGCTCGTCGACGTGGTCTCCGATGCCGCGTTCGGCCGACTCGAGATCCTCGGTGGCGAGGCGGCCATCGCGGACTCGGTCGCCGAGCTGCTCGACCGAGCGCGCGCCGGCGAGCCGACCTGCGTCGACCTCAACGAGGCCGACGCGGAGCTGCTGGAGGAGATCACCGGCATCGGTGAGGTGCGCGCCGAGGCCGTCATGGACGGGCGACCGTGGAACTCGGTGGACGAGCTCACCGCGATCTCGGGCATCGGGGAGGCCACCCTCGACGGCATCGTCGAGCAGGGGCTCGCCCGGGCCGACTGTCCCTGATCCACGGCTCACCGAGGCGGTGACCAGGCCGCGGGCACGGGTGGCGCCCGCGGCCACGAGTTCCGTCGTTGCTGCGCCCGCGGACCCCTGCGTCCGCGGGCGCAGCAGTGTTTCGGCCCCTGGTCACGCATTGACAGGTGAACCAGGTCTCATATCTTGCTCCGACACCGGGTGGGGCCAGTGGGAGGTCCCGCGAGCCAGAGGCGCGCCGGGGTGGGGCGCCGTGCGAGGAGGAGACCGCCATGGCTGCAGCGACGCACGTGGGGAGCGGGACACGGGACACGCGGAGAGGGGCCGCGTGGCTGATCGCATTGCTCGGGGTGTTCGCGCTGCTGCTCGCGGCCTGCGAGGCCGACGAAGCGGCCGACGATGCCGACGATGGCGATGACACCGAGGAGCCCGACGACGAGGACACCCCCGACGACGAGCCGGACGACGACGAGCCTGACGACGACGAGCCTGACGACGACGAGCCTGACGACGAGGACGAGGCGGACGAGGCCGAGGCCGCCGAGGCCGATGGCGAGCCCATCCCCGTGGGGGTCATCACCTCGACCAGCGGGTTGCTCGGCAGCTACGGGCAGGACTACCTCGAGGGCCTCGAGATCGGCCTCGACTGGGCGACCGACGGCACGGGTGCGGTCGACGGTCGTCCGATCGAGTTGGACACGGTACGAGGGCGAGCCGGACCAGGCGATCAGCTCGGCGGTCGACCTCGTCGGCGAGGGCGTGACGATCCTCGGCGGCACGACCTCCTCGGGTGTGGCGGTGCAGATGGCCTCGTTCGCCGAGGAGAACGAGGTGCTCTACCTGTCGGGGCCGGCGGTGACCGATGCGATCACGGGCGCGAACGACTACACGTTCCGCTCCGGCCGTCAGACCTACCAGGACGTCGCGGCCGCCGCGGCGCTCGTCGAGGATCTGGAGGGCGAGACCGTCGTCGCGTTCGTCCAGGACTCCGAGTTCGGCGAGTCGAACGTCGCCGCGGTCGAGAACGTGCTCGGCGTGGACGTGGGCGCCGACGTCGTGCCGATCGAGGTGCCGCTGTCCGCGACGGAGTTCACCCCCTTCGCGCAGCAGGTCGCCGACGCCGACCCCGAGCTCGTCTTCGTCGCCTGGGCCGGCGACACGACCCCGGCCATGTGGGAGACGCTCGAGCAGCAGGGCGTGCTCGACGAGTACGCGGTCACGACCGGGTTGGCCGAGCAGGCGACCTGGCCGCTCTACGGGCCGGCCGGGCCGGAGATCGACTTCCTCAACCACTACTTCGGCGGGGCGCCGGACAACGAGGCCACTTCGTGAACTTCTTCGCCGGCGCCGGGGTCGGGGACCTCACCGTGGTCGCGCTGCTCGCGGCGACGTTGCTGCTGCGCCCGCAGGGCCTGCTCGGGGCGGTGGCGCGATGAGCGTGCAGACCAAGGAACCGGAGGCCGGCGAGTCCGCGGCGATCCCGCCGCCCAAGCGCGGGCGGGCCCTCCCGTGGATCGTGGGCGCCCTGGGGGTCGTGTTCGCGGTGCTGCCGTTCGTCGACGTGCCCCTGCCGGGGGTGTTCTCGGGGGACCTGTCGTCGCCGGGCACACTGCAGATCCTCGCGGTGGCCCTCGTCTTCGCCGGCCTCGCGATGAGCTACGACCTGCTGCTCGGGTACACGGGCATGCTGTCGCTCGGCCACGCGCTCTACTTCGCGCTCGGGATCTACGGGTCGAACATGCTGATGGTGTACGGCGGGTTGCCGTACTTCGCCGCCGTGCCGATCACCCTCGTGGGGGTCGCGGTGGTCGCGACGGTCCTCGGGTCGGTCGCGTTGCGGGTGCGCGGCGTGGCGTCCGCCATGGTCACCCTCGCGTTCGCCGAGGCGTTCCACGTGCTCGTGGAGTCCGACCCGCTGTCGGTGACCGGTGGCGAGGAGGGCCTGCCGCTGTCGAGCGACCACATCCCCGACCTGTTCACCGGGGTGGTGAACCTCCAGTGGGTGTACTGGCTCGCGCTGCTGTTCGCCCTGCTGACGTTCGTGATCTGCCGGCACGCGGTCTCGAGCCGCGCGGGGCGCGTGTGGCAGGCGGTCCGCGAGAACGAGGATCGCGTCGAGCTGCTCGGCCTCGTCCCGTTCGGGTTCAAGCTCCTGTCGTTCGGGATGTCGGCGACGCTGGCGGCCGCCGGTGGCGCGGTGTACCTGCTGGTGATCCGCGGCGCGAACCCCGAGGTCGGGACCGCGATCTTCACGCTCAACGTGATCATCATGGTCGTGCTGGGCGGGCTCGGGCGGCTCTGGGGCGCCGCGCTCGGCGGTTTGCTGTTCGGCTACCTCGATCACCGGTTGCCGGACCTGCAACGCGCCGGCGTGTTCGATGACCTCCCCCCGTGGCTCGAGGGGCCGCTCACCGAGCCGATGTTCATCCTCGGCGTCATCTTCGTGGCGCTCGTCATGTTCGCTCCCGGCGGGATCGCGAGCTTGCCGGCGCGGCTCGGCCTCGACCGTGTCGTGGGCGCGCGCCGACGCCGCGGCCACGAGACGGGAGGTGCGTGATGGGTGGCGGGCGCGTCGGCATCGTCGGGACCGCGGGGTACCTGCCGCAGCGCTGGATGGCCGCGTCCGAGCTGGCGGAGGCCTCGGGCATCCCCGAGGACGTCCTCGTCGAGCGGTTCGGGCTGCGGGGCAAGCACATCGCCGCCCCCGACGAGCACGTGAGCGACCTGTCGGTCGCCGCCGCGCAGCGGCTGCTCGCCGAGACCGGGGTCGACGCGGCGGCCATCGGCGCGGTCGTGTACTTCGGGTCGACGTGGAAGGACCACGCGGTCTGGCAGGCCGCCCCGCGCATCGCCGAGCAGCTCGGCTGCGGGGTGACGTTCGCGTTGGAGCTCGACTACGTGTCGTGCGGCACGCCGGTCGCGTTGCGGGTGTGCCGCGACCTGCTCGCCGCCGAGCCCGACCTGGGGACGGTGCTGGCGGTGGCCGCGTCGCGCGAGTCGTACCTGCTGGACTACGCGAACGAGCGGGCGCGGTTCATGTTCAACTTCGGCGACGGGGCGGTGGCCGGTCTGCTCGCCAGCGAGCCGGCCGGCTTGCCGTGGCGCGGCGAGGTGCTCGGCTCGGCGACGCTGACCGACGGGTCGTTCTCGATGGACGTGAAGGTGCCCGCCGGGGGCAGCGTCGAGCCGCCGAGCCACGAGTCGGTCGACGCGGGGCGCCACACGCTGGACGTCCCGGACCCGCAGGACATGAAGGAGCGCCTCGACCCGGTGTCGCTGCCACGGTTCCTGGAGGTCGCCGAGCAAGCGCTCGGGCGGTCCGGGGCCGACCTCGCCGACATCGACGTGCTGTGCGGCATCCACATGAAACGGTCGATCCACGAGGCGATCGCCACGAAGCTGGGCGTCGACACCGAACGCGCGATGTACCTCGACGACACCGGCCACATGTCGGGCGTCGACCCGCTGTTCGGCCTCGACCGTGCGGCGCGGCGTGGCGTCGTGCGGGATGGTGACCTGGTGCTGCTGCTGGCGGCGGGCACGGGCTACACCTGGGCGGCCACGGTCGTGCGGTGGGGGGCGGGTCCGTCGTGACGAACGCGGGCGCGAGCGCGAGCGATGCCTCACCCGGTGCGGGTGGTGCCGCTCTCGGCGCGGGCGCCGGGGGCGAGCGATGCCTCCCCCGGCGCGGGCGCGCGCGAGCGATGCCTCCCCCGGCGCGGGCGGTGCCTCAGGCTGCCCTGGCCGTGGCGTGCCGCGGCGTTGCAGTTCCCGGCGCCGACCCCGGTCGGCAGTACCGTCGCCGTGCACGTACCGGACGCCTCCTCCCGAGACGCCGTACGGTTGCCCGCGGATGCGCGGGCAACCGCACCACGACTCGGCGAGTCGATGACGGGCTCCACTGGCCCGGTGCAGCAACCCGCGGATACGCGGGCAACCGCACCAGGAGCGCTCCGAGCGGTCGTGGCGCTCGAACCGACGGACCCGGCCCGCGGGGGGAGGCTGCGCCGCGGGGGGAGGCCGGACCGCAGGGGGAGGCCGCGCTGTGGGGGGAGGCCGCGCCACCGGGGGATCTGGCCGCGGCGGGCGCCGGGAAGGCGGATCCGGCCGCCGTCGCCAAGCACGTCGACGACCGAACCCGGGAGTGATGCGTATGCCACCGACCTCCGAGACGCGTTTCGCCACCCACGACGGGACCCGGGTCGCGTATGCGCTCAGTGACGAGGCGGGCCCGGACGCGCCGTGGGCGGTGCTCGTGCACGGCCTCGGCTACCCGCGGGGCGGCTGGGGACCGTTCGCCGACGAGCTCGCGTCGACGGTCAACCTCGTCCACATCGACAACCGCGGGATCGGCGAGAGCGACGTCCCCGAGGGCCCCTACGACGCCGCCACGATGGCCGGCGACGTGATCGCGGTGCTCGACGACGCGGGTCTCGACCGCGTGCATCTCGTCGGCGCGAGCCTCGGCGGCATGATCGCGATGGAGGTCGCGCTCGGCTGGCCCGACCGGGTGAACCGCCTCGTGCTGCTGGCCACGAGCCGGGGGGCGATCGCGCGTCGCCGATACCCCCACCCACCCAGGAGCTGCTGGCACGGGCGCAGGAGATGGACCCCTGCGAGGCGCTGCACGCGCTCACCGCCAACGCGCTGTCACCCCGCTCCCGTGAACGCGATCCGGACCTCGTCGACGGCATCGTGGCGCTGCGCAGCGCCACGGCGCAGGATCCGGCCGGGTGGCGGGCGCAGGCGGCCGCTGGTGCCGGCTACGACTCCGGCGGCCGCGAGGCGCGGATCGCCGCCCCAACCCTCGTCGTGCACGGCTCCGACGACGTCGTGCTCGATCCCGCGAACGCCGCGCTGCTGGCCGACACGATGCCTGGCGCCGTGCTCGTCACGCTCGAGGAGGTCGGTCACCTGCTGTACTGGGAGGAGCCACGCTCGGTGGCGGGACTCGTCGCGCGCTTCCTGGTCGGGCAGGATCCGCGGGGTGACACCACCGCCGAGGCGGGT
This genomic interval carries:
- a CDS encoding cell wall-binding repeat-containing protein; its protein translation is MRRQLSLVLALLLVVALTPVGGVGAEPDEDATDDDPSDSLGERSQDLRDGARERLERARADAGGSLDRADALSEAVEADEPDAQALAELLPEVDADAVAVDGTFDPRDDRPGAQARVRDDRLVVGLTLPSVAEVLVEAAPDVREPGIEEAPQAEDAEDRIAQQQQAVRAEIAAHQPPARGPQVHQDRTVELRQAINALVVDGDAELARELLELDDVAFVEPVVNYERELDRTVAQVGAGEVLDEVGIDADGDGVSVAVLDSGIDYTHERLGGDGTEDAFTAVYGETWDSPENQQLPGDEDDPFNSDKVTEGFDFVGEMWGADPNEFPDPEELPDDPLDDALLDPNPNPIDIGGHGTSVADIVGGVGEDPGVAPGADLWGLKVCASYGLSCSGTAQLEAIDYALSPEGDPGLRDRVDIINLSLGADYGLPETTASTLALENASALGVSVVSSAGNAGDNPFSTGTPSSGDPILSVAQTAVTGEAVDLVEVTADGATEEFSAVRFSFSEEQDDPVEADLAIGPELGDTPGEQLACNVDDEGGIDPDGDRPYEEGELDGRIVAVERGECAFSEKVSNLSVAGAEVGLVVQDVDEPPFDGADGGHEPIDIPGYMTETGLIEFADGADDLAASIDPAEDAPLDDTVVGTSSRGPAPQSHQLKPEIGAPGAAMTAQAASGDETTTFGGTSGAAPHVSGAAAVLLELEPDLSPGDVKARLMHAADRDLETFFGEPAPVSRAGAGELRLADAATSDLVVRSRDQEGAAAALSFGFPDVTEETTVTERLEVENIGDSTRTVSFAVEERSGAGQPGVDVTVDSPVTVSPGQATTLNVSMTIDPAELDDWRLDAGVDGRDGDLLTHLEYDGYVVATDEDADEEAAAVPWHVLPRPAGDVDAEPNEIGIADPTVELSNDAEADAGLEGYALLGEDERTYDEGDPFTREFADLRAAGVRTVDIGTDFALEFAVDTWDRTTNASLPENLEVQLDTTGDGDPDRAIFTVDIGLITGAGLQGQAVAVVVDPDTGAILADPFYVQHQTNAATTTFVAPFAALGIDPLEYLLGIGEPIDVTVLGVDAFDGLPTDVMQGPPIVPFGERFLPDLEPDDEALVLDSVLEAGETREIVGSELLGTDSEDLGVLLLTNGRYLADEEIASTGAPEGREAIALPAREGVVNVDDPAEVFDSVQEAVGAADEGDTLLARGEFEENVVVDTDGLALLASNAGIAAADPADPALEILADDVLVDGFDLELDRSQQLPTNPGVLEASDADGLVLFGLDLSIPGDDVTPTNPALRAEGVSEFAFVEGVQADAAVAFHEAGEAADVLIDDSIVRTAGDAGIWTTGEFLTLELFGNTVEEAGTEDEDASDVLVAEPVEVINGVDTAEDPAQVEDAVLDQNPGIDSVELPWLAEEEGARIGDEVYDTIAEALDAAEEGDEIVLLGTFDESVEVDVPGVTIRGNSATITGDGEAPLVRVAVDDVSVGPNLTLAQDRSTGSANPVALDGASGTTVEGVEVDITDDGVPGIPAIRGGDVGDTEVTGTTVDAAIAFAGPDADADITVTGNTVTTAGDEAFWTVGEFASLELTGNTVEEFGTLGEVDAAVKLVDRPGEVNGETQPQAVIDSVVDANEGVDDVTLDFVDPGTVLNLATNATHDSVGAAIDAARADDTLVLAGEFEEGVTIPEHLAGLELIGLDGAALDQPDPGEPLLHVQADGVRVNGLDLRVDRQPGTVAPPHRPVALDVEGVADVTVEGTSIAVDGGDHGNHPTPALRVTDGEGSLTVREVTSHRAIAFEGLDEAADVTVRDSTVADAGDAGLWTTGEFAALTIEGVTVEAFDGDAAAAFEDPFGEVNGVTDEAEFEDVILDANPGLESVGLPWVANGGSGSGGGPGSGGPGSGGPGGGGGPGGGGSGGSGGSDGSGGDGGGSDGPGGDGDASGEDGGAVAGTALGRTAGDGRYATAADIATSAYEDANTVYLATGEAFADALASGPVAVVEGAPLLLVRREGEVPEPTAEALDELAPERLVLAGGEAAIAPEVEDALGDAGADVERVDGTDRYATAAALAMTAFDDADTAYVATGEGFADALAGGAVAAADDAPVLLAEEDGVPEVTAEVLTALGVEDAIVLGGEAALGPDVDADLASLVDGDVERIAGEDRYDTAAALARRIDDAEAAYVATGQDFADALAAVPAAAQEPAPVLLAASEPPLPSPLVDVVSDAAFGRLEILGGEAAIADSVAELLDRARAGEPTCVDLNEADAELLEEITGIGEVRAEAVMDGRPWNSVDELTAISGIGEATLDGIVEQGLARADCP
- a CDS encoding ABC transporter substrate-binding protein: MRSTVVRSSWTRYEGEPDQAISSAVDLVGEGVTILGGTTSSGVAVQMASFAEENEVLYLSGPAVTDAITGANDYTFRSGRQTYQDVAAAAALVEDLEGETVVAFVQDSEFGESNVAAVENVLGVDVGADVVPIEVPLSATEFTPFAQQVADADPELVFVAWAGDTTPAMWETLEQQGVLDEYAVTTGLAEQATWPLYGPAGPEIDFLNHYFGGAPDNEATS
- a CDS encoding branched-chain amino acid ABC transporter permease, whose product is MSVQTKEPEAGESAAIPPPKRGRALPWIVGALGVVFAVLPFVDVPLPGVFSGDLSSPGTLQILAVALVFAGLAMSYDLLLGYTGMLSLGHALYFALGIYGSNMLMVYGGLPYFAAVPITLVGVAVVATVLGSVALRVRGVASAMVTLAFAEAFHVLVESDPLSVTGGEEGLPLSSDHIPDLFTGVVNLQWVYWLALLFALLTFVICRHAVSSRAGRVWQAVRENEDRVELLGLVPFGFKLLSFGMSATLAAAGGAVYLLVIRGANPEVGTAIFTLNVIIMVVLGGLGRLWGAALGGLLFGYLDHRLPDLQRAGVFDDLPPWLEGPLTEPMFILGVIFVALVMFAPGGIASLPARLGLDRVVGARRRRGHETGGA
- a CDS encoding 3-oxoacyl-ACP synthase: MGGGRVGIVGTAGYLPQRWMAASELAEASGIPEDVLVERFGLRGKHIAAPDEHVSDLSVAAAQRLLAETGVDAAAIGAVVYFGSTWKDHAVWQAAPRIAEQLGCGVTFALELDYVSCGTPVALRVCRDLLAAEPDLGTVLAVAASRESYLLDYANERARFMFNFGDGAVAGLLASEPAGLPWRGEVLGSATLTDGSFSMDVKVPAGGSVEPPSHESVDAGRHTLDVPDPQDMKERLDPVSLPRFLEVAEQALGRSGADLADIDVLCGIHMKRSIHEAIATKLGVDTERAMYLDDTGHMSGVDPLFGLDRAARRGVVRDGDLVLLLAAGTGYTWAATVVRWGAGPS
- a CDS encoding alpha/beta fold hydrolase produces the protein MDPCEALHALTANALSPRSRERDPDLVDGIVALRSATAQDPAGWRAQAAAGAGYDSGGREARIAAPTLVVHGSDDVVLDPANAALLADTMPGAVLVTLEEVGHLLYWEEPRSVAGLVARFLVGQDPRGDTTAEAGDTTAEAG